One Chionomys nivalis chromosome 4, mChiNiv1.1, whole genome shotgun sequence genomic region harbors:
- the LOC130872913 gene encoding 14-3-3 protein zeta/delta-like, with product MDKNELVQKAKLAEQVERYDDMAACMKSVTEQGAELSNEERNLLSVAYKNVVGARRSSWRVVSSIEQKTEGAEKKQQMPREYREKIETELRDICNDVLSLLEKFLIPNASQAESKVFYLKMKGDYYRYLAEVAAGNDKKGIVDQSQQAYQEAFEISKKEMQPTHPIRLGLALNFSVFYYEILNSPEKACSLAKTAFDEAIAELDTLSEESYKDSTLIMQLLRDNLTLWTSDTQGDEAEAGEGGEN from the coding sequence ATGGATAAAAATGAGCTGGTGCAGAAGGCCAAGCTGGCCGAGCAGGTTGAGCGATACGATGACATGGCAGCCTGCATGAAGTCTGTGACTGAGCAGGGAGCCGAGCTATCCAACGAGGAGAGGAATCTTCTCTCTGTTGCTTACAAAAATGTTGTAGGAGCCCGCAGGTCATCTTGGAGGGTCGTCTCGAGTATTGAGCAGAAAACGGAAGGTGCTGAGAAAAAGCAGCAAATGCCCCGGGAGTACAGAGAGAAGATCGAGACGGAGCTGAGGGACATCTGCAATGATGTGCTGTCTCTTTTGGAAAAGTTCTTGATCCCCAATGCTTCACAAGCCGAAAGCAAAGTCTTCTATTTGAAGATGAAGGGCGACTATTACCGCTACCTGGCTGAGGTTGCTGCTGGCAATGACAAGAAAGGAATTGTGGACCAGTCACAGCAAGCGTACCAAGAAGCGTTTGAGATCAGCAAAAAGGAAATGCAGCCAACACACCCTATCAGACTGGGTCTGGCCCTTaacttctctgtcttctattatGAGATCCTGAACTCCCCAGAGAAAGCCTGCTCACTTGCAAAAACAGCTTTTGATGAAGCCATTGCTGAACTTGATACATTAAGTGAAGAGTCCTACAAAGACAGCACGCTAATAATGCAGTTACTGAGAGACAACTTGACATTGTGGACATCGGACACCCAAGGAGacgaagcagaagcaggagaaggaggggaaaattAA